cttgtattcaatgtgaataaactgttataccatgagtttttacttctatatgtaaactgcatcaaatatacttgtattaaatgtgaatacactgttataccatgagtttttacttctatatgttaactgcatcaaatatacttgtattcaatgtgaatacactgttataccatgagtttttacttctatatgtaaactgcatggaatatacttgtattcaatatgaatacactgttataccttgagtttttacttctatatttatactgcatcaaataaacttgtattcaatgttaatacactattataccacgagtttctaattcaatatgtaaacaggatcaaatatacttgtattcaatgtgaatacactgttataccatgagtttttacttctatatgtaaacagcatcaaatatacttctattcaatgttaatacactgatataccatgagtttttacatctatatgtatactgcatcaaatatacttgtattcaatgtgaatacactgttataccataagtttttacttctatatgtaaacagcatcaaatatacttgtattcaatgtgaatacactgttataccatgagtttttacttctatatgtatactgcatcaaatatacttgtattcaatgtgaatacactgttataccatgagtttttacttctatatgtaaacagcatcaaatatacttgtattcaatgtgaatacactgttataccatgagtttttacttctatatgtaaactgcatggaatatacttgtattcaatgtgaatacactgttataccatgagtttttacttctatatgtaaactgcatggaatatacttgtattcaatgtgaatacactgttataccatgagtttttacttctatatgtaaactgcatggaatatacttgtattcaatgtgaatacactgttataccatgagtttttacttctatatgtaaactgcatggaatatacttgtattcaatgtgaatacactgttataacatgagtttttacttctatatgtaaactgcatggaatatagttgtattcaatgtgaatacactgatataccatgagtttttacttctatatttatactgcatcaaatatacttgtattcaatatgaatacactgttataccatgagtttctacttcaatatgtaaataggatcaaatatacttgtattcaatgtgaatacactattataccatgagtttttacttctatatgtaaacagcatcaaatatacttgtattcaatgtgaatacactcttataccatgagttcttacttctatatgtaaactgcatcaaatatacttgtattcaatgtgaatacactgttataccatgagtttttacttctatatgtaaactgcatggaatatacttgtattcaatgtgaatacactgttataccatgagtttttacttctatatgtaaactgcatggaatatacttgtattcaatgtgaatacactgttataccctgagtttttacttctttatgtaaacagcatctaatatacttgtattcaatgtgaatgcactgttataccatgagtttttacttctatatgtaaacagcatcaaatatacttgtattcaatgtgaatacactgttataccatgagtttttacttctatatgtatactgcatcaaatatacttgcattcaatgtgaatacactgttataccatgagtttttatttctatatgtaaacagcatcaaatatacttgtattcaatgtgaatacactgttataccatgagtttttacttctatatgtaaactgcatcaaatatacttgtattcaatgtgaatacactgttataccacgagtttttgcttctatatgtaaactgcatggaatatacttgtattcaatgtgaatacactgttataccatgagtttttacttctatatgtaaactgcatggaatatagttgtattcaatgtgaatacacagttataccatgagtttttacttctatatttatactgcatcaaatatacttgtattcaatgtgaatacactgttataccatgagtttttacttctatacttatactgcatcaaatatacttgtattcaatgtgaatacactgttataccatgagtttctacttcaatatgtaaacaggatcaaatatacttgtattcaatgtgaatacactattataccatgagtttttacttctatatgtaaactgcatcaaatatacttgtattcaatgtgaatacactgttataccatgagtttttacttctatatgtaaactgcatggaatatacttgtattcaatgtgaagacactgtgTAACGaaccaactgcattatttacgctttacagaagatggcaaatctgcacggaccttgagtgtacgcaaggtgtacacaaaggcaacgcccacatgaccaagtgaccacacgccaccgccatctaagccacacccaatgtgccacttgcaattctgtataaaagcagtgttattcgcaacaatattcagagtagtgccatgcttcttggtttgattgtattgctattgtagaagtctaataaatacacgcctggcaaaccttacaattggaggtcccaacgagacttgaaatttaaataaaagattttgtcACCGGTATAAGAGACTTCGAAACAGTAGACAATAAAATTGAATCAGGAGGAtaaagtactaataatttttttttctctctatttctacttgcgtcggtcaacaaaatccatcacggtaagcgaatgcagaaatcttttttaccacAGACTACTCTCAGGACCGACTCTATTTACCCAGACTTAACTAACGAAACTTCACCACCACTAAACCCAtatttgaaaacccatgatataacaaatcctgaatctgaaatcaaaacgccaagagccgcatttattctcagctggaaagaattagttgaaatagaatacaagtatactaaggaaaaatcaaaaagttatcaaacaacttcaacaacaaccacgataaaacaattggaagatagaaaaaaagaggcaaatacagcggcgcataacgccttataccaatttgcgtactcaatattaaataaaactttaaatacgccagacgaaatcactcacgagacaataagtaaaacaacaaaaactataagagatcagattcagtcactcggaggagaatttagtaacgtagacactcttttacaacagttaaaaactgttaacggtaaagagaaagaattcttgatcaaagtaaacaccgttctacaagaagaagcacttgcgcaacaagtcgcagagaaaaaacgaacagaagaaatcagtttagaaaactttaacttacaaaaacaaattgcaaaaaaagaaaggaacccAAATCAattgaccgaaaaaataatagaaagtaacgaattcttaaagaattcactagaaaaaacttatcagcgaatcagtgaattagaacaaataattcgaaaaaacacagaaaacgaagaatatcttaaaaaactattgaaaaagaaggaagaaaccaCAGCACACGTGGAAAccgaaggtcaagaaaatataaacaaactccaaaacgaaaacaagttactcctagaaagttataataccgttaagaaacacgaaaaggcacagaaagaaagaagcgacgaattagaaaaggaggtaagagaattgaaaaactctctcgaaacaacaaagggagaaagaagctgtctacacaaagggaaactagaattagccgcaaggaatagaaacctcgaaagacaaataagagataaagaaacactcatttcaacacaggagagcaagatacaatgccttgaggaacgtctagtggagtataaaaaaaaagaagcttttttcATCGAAGCAGAGAGCGCAGACAATTCTAGAACAGAAGAACATACAggagaagtttcaaaactaatagaacaaatcaacgatctaacatcactaagtgaaataaacgacaaatcattacatttcgaattagataccGAACACGTTTTAAAGCAacagcaaactattgaaactctaaaaaaacgaatagagacccagaataaaacaatagaactattgcagaaacagaacgaactttttaacaaagagaaaccaaattttaaaatcatgggatTTGACCATGAAACTCCTGAGGAAGCTGAGACTTCGAGACACAAcccaataggaaaatcaacagaaaaaacccctaccgcagaagaaatagacatgatcaaaacctttactcagccaatagtaaaagtattgggggaactgttctctcgagaagataaaaaatccatccctccatacaaaggaaaaagcaccgacaaaatgataacggagtggcttaaaacagctgagcacgtagcaagaaacaacaattgggacgACACCAAAAAATTACgattcttttcagacagacttaaaggtgaagctctggattggcacgaagaatacgtatcagagcaaggagatgaacttgaatacgatgactggcgatcagcaatcatagcaagattccaagacgcTTATGACCTAGccgccttaaagaaaaaattattgcagctaaaacagaaaccggaagaaaactgcagagcatTCGTGTCAAGACTAAACAACCTATacgacggaatcgaaggaaaagaagaaaaacttgaccacaacaagacagttgtggaagaccagctcttgagtaaagttaaaaagatgcgggataccaccaaaattaaaattttaatccaagggatcttaccaaaaataaaaacggaactttacctacgaatgccagaagatgccAACGACCTCGATCCACTATGCAAACAGCTGTTTATTTCGGAGCAGAtcttgcaaaacaaagaaaaaaatgacgacaaagaaataacagcagtcattgccggcattgcacaccatggaaaacaacaggatttcgaaatagagaaattaagacagaaaattttagagatggaatgtgctaataaaaatgaaatatcacaggaaaaaactgcagtcCTAGcagcaactgaccaatacgagccccgcagatcacaatcacgggaacacaattcaagaccacagtatccgagagtacgatttaacaataatcagcaaaacagccgcgaataaagctactcacgcagccgagaaccaagttttttcagaagcagagaagccagcccatatagagaaaactataacgcccagaggggaagggaaagttttcaagaatcaacaacgcaacgccaaacaccttattcatacgggccacatcaaaatggccaacggcaactaaaccaaagacaatttcaacggccACCGAATAATTTGTATCCACCGCGAAGGAATATTTACCAACCCtaaaattttgggaaccctcaaaatcagccatggcGTGAATCGACTGGTGATCAGTATCAACCACGAGGTcaaccttttcacaacacacaaccagcgaaaaacagtgacattacgtgctacaagtgcaataaaaaaggacacattgcaagagaatgttggacagatatggcacgtatcaaccgtcaaccacgacgtcaaatgtaggaaaccactcactctataattctaatagcattaatcactatcatgtaaaacctaactttacggcggaaatacctaaacttatacgtatcccaattagaatttgtgaaaaagaaacaaaagctttagtagacactggtgcagcagcaagtttaatttcatctagcttttattttaacataagtgataaaaatttaaaacaaataagaaacagcGATGATCCGATATTTAGGACCGTATCAGGAAAAGAGCTCAAATCATTAGGccaattgaatttaaaataacaataaataagaatcatttcattaaccacaaattttatgtaatggaaaatcttaatgaaaattgtatcttaggattagattttttggctagcaataacgtaaaaattaacactaaaaataagcagatcagttatgatcactatggagaagaacatagtttttgcgagagtatattgccattgtatagcataactttttccgaagtgggaataaatatcccactaagacctttatccaatgtagaagaagaggaacttccattaactacaaaagactacattaatttagaagcttttagtcaattagatttatcaaacctggaaaatagaaaattagaaaagaaggactttaaaatacctaattttcctaatgaagtaaaaacaaaaattgaatggttgcttgtaaaaaacgaaagattgtttgcagataaagagtcagaccttgggttggctattaatgtcaaacatttcattaatacgggagctagcgcaccaattaatcagcgtctgcgtagaacgcctgaagcactaaaaaatacggtaaaatcgaagattgatagtatgctacaaaataaaataataagagaaagtcatagtccattctcagcagcaattgtaatggttaacaaaaaggatggtgaaatgagaatgtgcattgactatagacaattaaacaaaataacgataaaagatagatatcccttacctagaatagatgataccgtagatgcattgtgcggttcaaagtatttttcaacattggatttattaagcggatactggcaaatagaaatagaagaaagcgataaatataaaacagcctttatatgtgaatttggacaatatgaattcaatcgtatgccatttggattgacaaatgcaccaagcacttttcaaagagcaatgaataacatcctgaaagatgttttttttaagtttgcattggtttatctagatgacattattgttttcagtagttcgattgacgaacatataaaacatttagaagaagtttttaaattgttgacaaaagcgggtttaaaactaaaacgaaaaaaatgcgaattctttcaagagaagttggactatttaggttacatagtatcagaacaaggcataacaccaaatcttaaaaaattggaatcaattattaattaccctgcacctaaaaacacaaaagaattgaattcatttttgggactagcaagctactatcgaaaatttatcagagctttcgctgataaagctcatccattgacagcactgacaaggaagtcagtcgaatggaaatgggggctGAAAAGGAGAGGATGgacttgcaaacaatggattaagacaaagaaaataaccggatctttctggatagggtcttttgacacagtttattcacaggaaacaaaattactctcagcaattgaatgctgggaaatggtaaattataaaaaatgtgggggtAATCTTATGCAGGCAGGAACAACAACGTTGAGTTTTACATCAACTCCTACAGGGGAAGGGAAGTGGTATGCTATAAAGGAATACCATGCATTAAATTGCTTAGCGGAAGagataacattaaaacaagagacaccagaaagcttagtggaaagtccatttggatttttaaacaccactcagcaagaaggggagtatacacaaaatcataACACCATAGTATGGGGAGATAGATcaacaaattcatcaaattcacaaattatttttaaaggtgaagGGTATATAGAATTAACAAACTCAATGGTTAATGTAAACACTAGCCGTCTTCTAGATAATAACAAACAGATAGAAATAACTTTctctaacaaaccagatataaataataaagaatttaccCAACCTGGATTTAAAGTAGTAGGGATACCTttgacatttcttatttttccaggagagacgaccacaaagttatataaaaattttaaaatttcattaccaTCCTGTGAGAACCAAGTAAATGTAGATACATGGTCTTGCAATGAATACGCAGACCCAATAGCGAGCAAAGTAAAACGGTCGACTaataacgaaattgaatttcttgacaATCGTCCTAAAAAAGAAGCTATGGGAAAAAGACTTTACAGCATATCGTATGCATGGGGTTCGATACGATTGGGACATCCTATAATAACaaacgtagaagaaaatggaataatgatTAAAAAAGATACAATTGCGTATCTCATGGTTAATGGCTCATCAATAAACACGCAAGTATCAGTCCACAACCAATATGATATCCAAGACCCTTTGCCAACAGTAACAAAATTCGAATACATCGTAGATCATACCATAAGGCTTATAAACACTAACATCTGCATCGTGGCAAATGAAAACAGTCAAATTATGGCAGAAAATTGCACCGAAAACACATCAAGGTGGATCCTGGATTTAACTAACTACCAATGGATTTCTCTGGAAACAGGCCTATGCATCACCttacatgatgaagaagagggACGAGTTAGATTGGCAACACTAAAAACATGCAGTAGACAAGGAACAATTAGTGAAAGTCAACAATGGGTTATCGAAATCCTAACAACGAACCCAGATGTGTTGGACAATTTCCCAGATGCATCCATTGacgaattcgaagaaatcCAGTTGGAACAGAGGACATCAGTTACAACGACCGTCAGTTCGCCAATTTTTGGAGGATTATTAAAACGGAACCATGGGAGAGGAAATATCATATGGGACATGATAGGATGGGGACTAATAAAACATGGTAAGTCAcccgatgaaaaatgtttaacacacAATGGCATTAACAAAGCAATAACACTCGAAACATGCGATCCTAATTGGatcaaatgtcaaacaagCCTACAAGAATTATTAACAAGTAATGACCccttggtgcaatcacaaacaaCCGTGGCTAACTGTAGCGAAGCATCCAGCAAGGGCCAAGTCTTCGAATATTCCTCCGACTTCACGATAAGACCatttaacacaaacaactgcattaaagcaaacacaacgatgctcatCCTGCACGAATGCTCAGATAAAAGTTCCATCTGGGGAACATTCGATCACACAGGACAATTAATGGCCAGTGATAGAACAGGACTTCATTCAGGCGCTTCGGGCCGGAAATGCCTAGCAATACGGATCGACAAATTATCGTTGGGACACTGTCATGGAACAAGccagaaacaacattttagcttCGAGTACCGGAATCCACATCAACCTAGAACATTGTCGGCAGCAGCAATAATATCTCTACATACTCAACACGctttatttggaaaaaatctacCAATCTTGCCACCATTGAACCATCGTGATCCAAAGGAGattaactataaaacaaacgcaacggaaGGAATAACTAAAAATTCGACCATAACGACAAAGTCAGCAACATCCATGACTGCTACAACAGATAAATCAGTCATACCTTCCATTGCAGCCAAGGTAACAACAAGTGCGaagacagaaacaacaacaacaacgattaggccgacaacaaccacaacaaaaccgacaacaaccttcagaacaacaacaacaaaatcaactactaccacaaaaaagccgacaacaaccacaaaaaatccgaccacaaccacacaaaaaccgaccacaaccacacaaaaaccgaccactaccacacaaaaaccgaccaccATCATTCAAAAGCCAAGTACTACCACACTAAAAACAACCACTATCACACAAATACCAGTCTCTACACCCAAATCAACTACAACATCAAAATCTACTACAAAAtcaacagaagcagagaaatTACCAACAATAACATCAACAACCGCATCAACAACATTAACTAGTACATCACTCAAAACGACTATCACGACACAGTCATctacaactacagaaaaagttaacacagaaaccacaacgacagacacaataaaaccaaaatctaaccaagctgaaattatttcgtcCACCGAGCCAACTATAAGCCTAAAATATCTTACACCAAGTCAAATAAGAGAACAGCCGAGCGAAACAACAACCACTggaataacaaaatcaaaggaTAGCGAAGAAAAAGATATAGACAAAATTGAGAGACAACACAATTCAACCCGGGATAAATCAGAATTTcaagacaaaaattcaaatgatcaATTTAAGGCTTCAAgacatcaaaaagaaaatacagcacACGAAATTGTAGTAGATGACTTTCGACCGCTAAATGACGCTAATACAAGTAACGGTCTACCAAAATCCACTGAGGAGCTAAGTAACTTGATAAAATACGAGCTTGGAAAAATGCACGAGCAATACAAAATCAGTATTGAAACTGAACATGACAATAAattggcaaaagaaattcgggaTGTGTACTGCCAGTTATCAAAGATAAAACGAACGCAAGCCATAATCTTAGCCCAAACAAATGGATTGCTTGCAGCCGCCGCACTCGGACTTCCAATGTGTACAAGGATATATGGTTTTGGTCAAGCCATGACATTGCAACAATGCGACCCAAAAAGGATATCACTAACAGCAAAAGAGACCAAATGTGGGTTCCAGCCATTTTTCGTTtacggaaaaaacaactgtacgATAGGACTCGACGGATGGTCTATTCATCCGTATTCGGAGTGTTTTTGGAAATCACAATTGATAAACATCAACGGATATCCTCATACGTGGCAACATAACGCAACAGCAGGAGACTGGATTAAACAAGAGGCGACCATACACACCTCAAATCTggatttaattgcagaatTCGAAGAACTGCACTTAAACAGTTTCGACTATGGATTAAGGAACCACCCAGCTCATggaacaatggaaatggaacagctgaacATCCTAAATGACCTGGTGGGACGAATTAATGAAGGCGAAGGCAAAGAGTTACCTGACATCCTAGTAACAGAAGAACAGGACAATCAAATCGGACACATGTTTTCCGGGTTTGACACCTTAAAAATCATGGCTCTCTCAGCGATAGGATTCATCCTATTTCTCATCTgtctaagaatttttattgcctgtAATCCTATTCCACGGATTAAGGAAAGCTTCAGACGACGCAAGCAATCACGTAACGTAAGCGAAAGTGATGGTCAAGAAATGGATTCAATGATACCAGAACCCATCTACAGCGCTGgaggagcaaatgaaaaaccatTCATTAGGGAATTTGCACCTTTAATGACGTTAGCAACAGAAACGCCAAAAGAAACCCTTACGTCGATAAACACACCGAGTgcaccaaagaaaggaaaattgtatcctatcgaagaattaaaatgggaaaacgagcaaaacaaggaatgtaCGGGAAGTCATACGACCTGCAGCTATGTCGTTGGCTACGGAATGGTGTGGGAGGATCTATGCAGATGTACTCCAGAAGACCATTTAAAACgcacaattaacaaataacgatttaaaaaaacaaaaaacaaaaaacaaacaaaaaatcgtaGATGTagaaaaggattttatttccaatcagtagttaaaacaaaaacaaaaccaaaaccaaaaacaaaaacaaaaacaaaaacaaaatacaaaaacaaaaccatagtGAAAAATAGAGTACACCGACGGAAAACAAATCAATCTTCCTCAGCTGAATCAGtcaaatgattcaaaacaGCCAAACGGACTTGTCGGTGCTCAAGTCGTATCTGGATACCGGAATACGTCAGCTCCGGATATATATTGGAAACCGAAACCGAAGGATGATAAATATCATCCCCGGATTCTGCCCACCACAAGAACCATGCGTGCAGCAGTGGAAGAATATCGCGAAGTCGGGCGTAGCCAGGATATTcactatataaaaaaaataaataaataaataaataataataataactacaaagaaaatagaacaaaaataacaaaacaagaaaagaattccgaaaaacaagaaaaggataacataaatgaacaaaaagacGGACTTACTTGTAGTAGAAGTCGTTACACCAAACAGGCTGTACCACGGATAGGGGAGCAACGGGAAAGGATACACCACTCCGAACCTTGTTGAACAACTCTTCGAACAACTGCACATCGGCAGTCGTGAAGCGACGAAATTCACAACACGGATTTTTAAAGATCAACGGGTGGAAAAGCGAAAAAGCCATTCTAATTTCAGCAAGATGCTGAGAAACGAAATCTAACGTATACATGATGACGGAAAATGggggattaaaaaaaaacagcaacagAGACAGTCAAGCGACAACTGAAGAAGAAAGACCACGCTACACCAGACTACTTCGATCGCCTTGAtgcaatcttaaaaaaaaaaaaaaaaataataataataataaaataataaaaaaaattaaaaaaagggaggggggagaaaaaataACCTTCCATAAATTTTTGAAGAAGGGAGAAATTGTGTACGAGACGAAACTCTATATAAGGTGAAGTCGTAAAAATCTAGCATTTACATATAAGGTAAGAAGTTTTTGGggatcaattaaacaaaagattCACATATATTGTAGAAATGTTTCTCAGACTAGAAGACaaaagaaatctaaaaaaaaaacaaaaaaaacattgacattcAAAGTAGATTTCTTTAGTAGATAATCGTAAGCAACCTTGAGCATGTTA
The sequence above is drawn from the Daphnia magna isolate NIES unplaced genomic scaffold, ASM2063170v1.1 Dm_contigs160, whole genome shotgun sequence genome and encodes:
- the LOC123466389 gene encoding uncharacterized protein LOC123466389; translated protein: MVNGSSINTQVSVHNQYDIQDPLPTVTKFEYIVDHTIRLINTNICIVANENSQIMAENCTENTSRWILDLTNYQWISLETGLCITLHDEEEGRVRLATLKTCSRQGTISESQQWVIEILTTNPDVLDNFPDASIDEFEEIQLEQRTSVTTTVSSPIFGGLLKRNHGRGNIIWDMIGWGLIKHGKSPDEKCLTHNGINKAITLETCDPNWIKCQTSLQELLTSNDPLVQSQTTVANCSEASSKGQVFEYSSDFTIRPFNTNNCIKANTTMLILHECSDKSSIWGTFDHTGQLMASDRTGLHSGASGRKCLAIRIDKLSLGHCHGTSQKQHFSFEYRNPHQPRTLSAAAIISLHTQHALFGKNLPILPPLNHRDPKEINYKTNATEGITKNSTITTKSATSMTATTDKSVIPSIAAKVTTSAKTETTTTTIRPTTTTTKPTTTFRTTTTKSTTTTKKPTTTTKNPTTTTQKPTTTTQKPTTTTQKPTTIIQKPSTTTLKTTTITQIPVSTPKSTTTSKSTTKSTEAEKLPTITSTTASTTLTSTSLKTTITTQSSTTTEKASRHQKENTAHEIVVDDFRPLNDANTSNGLPKSTEELSNLIKYELGKMHEQYKISIETEHDNKLAKEIRDVYCQLSKIKRTQAIILAQTNGLLAAAALGLPMCTRIYGFGQAMTLQQCDPKRISLTAKETKCGFQPFFVYGKNNCTIGLDGWSIHPYSECFWKSQLININGYPHTWQHNATAGDWIKQEATIHTSNLDLIAEFEELHLNSFDYGLRNHPAHGTMEMEQLNILNDLVGRINEGEGKELPDILVTEEQDNQIGHMFSGFDTLKIMALSAIGFILFLICLRIFIACNPIPRIKESFRRRKQSRNVSESDGQEMDSMIPEPIYSAGGQQKRQKKPLRR